The region TAGGCATGAGAGAAAGCTTTTGAGGCCTGAGAAGGAACGGATCTATCTTTCCACATGAGGCAAGGATGGAGTGGGGCTAGTTATAAGGGACAATAGTAAATATTAAGAGGAGGGTTATGTCGGGAGGGGGTTACCTGCTCGGACGAAAGCCGGTTGGTTTGTGTTACAGTTGGAGGTGTCATCTCAGCTTGCGGGTTGAAGATGATCAAGAAGCCATCGCAAGTCGAGtccgtctttttttttttttttttttttttttttctcatcCAGTCCCGGATTATCATATCATTCTCCAAGAGGAAACTGGAAGACCCAATAAAGCTCGTTGTTCAAATTTCAAAATATCTCTCGTTGCTCAACACACGCCAACACTATATATCCCACCCCTCATAACTTactcttcttggcctccgCCCCCTTGCTGCTCTGCGCCAGCTCCCACGCAAATTCAGCAAACAGCGTCCTCGCATCCCCGTGCCTCTTGGCCTGCTCACTGCTCGCctgcctcctcgccaacctaGCGGCAATCCCCTGGCAAATCGCCGCCAACCTGAAGATACTAAACGCCTGCGCCCACTGcagctccctcctcctcgtctccaccaccgcccccctatcctcctccctcgcctcgGGCTCCAGCACCGCAAAATACAACTCTGTCAAATCCTCCCTCGACGGCAACCCCCTCGTCGCCTTGGGCAAGAACCCAGGGTGCAAGTGCACCGACCGAGCAGGGTCCAAAAACGCGGTGTAATACGGCGTCAGCAAGTTCGCCAAATCGGAAAGGGGGTGCCCGATGGTGGACATCTCCCAGCTTTGTTTGTGACAGCACTTGTTAGCATGGTAGTCGCAAGCAGCccggggaaggagaagggggtcaTACTCCAGAATCCCAATCACCCTCGGCTCCGTCTTGTGGAAGACCAGGTTGTCAATCTTGAAGTCTCCGTGGATCAGCGTCCCCTTGTCCGCCGGCTGGGCCTTGCCGTCGCTGAAAAAGGCCATGAGCTCCTCGAAGAAGGGGAGTTGTCCGACTTGCTCTTTTGTGTCCACGTCCTCGACCGCGGCCTGGGCACCGCAGATTTGCTTCCAGGTGGCGATCTGCCGGTTGTAGAAGCCGTCGTGGCGGCCGAAGCTCTCCAGCCCGACGCTTTTTGGGTCGATGCGGTGGAGTTTGGCCAGGGTGCGGACGGCGTCGGCCCAGATGGCGCGGCGGTGGTCGGGGAGGACGTTGGGGATGACGGGGTCTTCGAAGATGCGCCCGTCGAGGAACTCCATGATGTAGAAGGGGGTGCCGATGACAGAGTCATCTTCGCAGAGGCAGTAGGCTCTGGGCACGGGGAcgtcggtggtggagagggcggcgATGATGCGGTATTCGCGCTCGACCTTGTGGGCGGTTTTGGAGACGAGCTTTCCGGGAGGCTTCTTGCGGAGGACGTAGCGGTCGcccgagggggtggtgagctggTAGGTGGGGTTTGATTGGCCGAATCCAAACTGTTTTGTGGTGTTagcagtggtggtgatgaaggggggtggtgacgagGTGAGTTACCTGGTGGACTTCAAGGGGCGTCTCAATCTCAGGGACGGTCTTGTTCAGCCATCGCTCCAGGGAGCGGATGTCGATTGGGTGACGGACTCTTCCTGCCATTGTGaactgttttcttttctaacTTTGCGCGCAGTAGTCCAAACCAGATTAGCCAAACAAAGCGGTGCTGTTTTTATAGATGTCGATATTcagcctcctcttcaacttGCTATCCGGGACTCGACTCAAGCAACAAATACCCCCGCCACCGCTACTTGCGACTGGCTGGCGCGCTGGGGGTTACGGAGCTGTAGCGAACACAAACACCAATGAG is a window of Podospora pseudopauciseta strain CBS 411.78 chromosome 1, whole genome shotgun sequence DNA encoding:
- a CDS encoding hypothetical protein (COG:S; EggNog:ENOG503NUMB); this encodes MAGRVRHPIDIRSLERWLNKTVPEIETPLEVHQFGFGQSNPTYQLTTPSGDRYVLRKKPPGKLVSKTAHKVEREYRIIAALSTTDVPVPRAYCLCEDDSVIGTPFYIMEFLDGRIFEDPVIPNVLPDHRRAIWADAVRTLAKLHRIDPKSVGLESFGRHDGFYNRQIATWKQICGAQAAVEDVDTKEQVGQLPFFEELMAFFSDGKAQPADKGTLIHGDFKIDNLVFHKTEPRVIGILDWEMSTIGHPLSDLANLLTPYYTAFLDPARSVHLHPGFLPKATRGLPSREDLTELYFAVLEPEAREEDRGAVVETRRRELQWAQAFSIFRLAAICQGIAARLARRQASSEQAKRHGDARTLFAEFAWELAQSSKGAEAKKSKL